In one window of Henckelia pumila isolate YLH828 chromosome 1, ASM3356847v2, whole genome shotgun sequence DNA:
- the LOC140860700 gene encoding uncharacterized protein, with protein MIALDQRFMTRRLGFQRVLPNVSGHIWVFLADDVKAECVLDHAQFLHLRVSAPFLPTHVFCFFVYAKCEYILRRNLWASLLQVKPVGGPWLVGGDFNIVRDASECLGSSGGRQLPMDEFNHFVLESALVDAGFEGSSFTWTNKSIWKRLDRVFVSVDWGDHFNSIRVEHLSRTVSDHCPLLVSAHVFARGPSSFRFRSMWTRHPGFLQTVRLNWNMPCSLQGMPKIFAKLKRLKGHLKWWNRDVFGNLFDKIAEAERSVRLAEAAYEADPFEHSWTLLSRCNEELSRVTAMEADFWKQKAACNWLEDGERNTKLFHSMVKKKNVVNKIFRIWQDGNCLTSPGLIKQSGAAYFERLLTGDPFVLDLPDFFGFSSEISEEENHSFSAAPSL; from the coding sequence ATGATTGCACTTGACCAGCGCTTCATGACCCGTCGCCTTGGTTTCCAAAGAGTTCTGCCGAATGTCTCTGGTCATATTTGGGTTTTTTTGGCGGACGATGTGAAGGCGGAGTGTGTCCTTGATCACGCTCAGTTCCTCCATCTTCGCGTGTCGGCTCCTTTTTTGCCGACCCATGTTTTTTGCTTTTTCGTGTATGCCAAGTGTGAGTACATTTTACGGCGCAACTTGTGGGCTTCTTTGCTGCAGGTCAAGCCTGTTGGTGGTCCTTGGCTTGTCGGGGGGGATTTTAATATCGTGAGGGATGCCTCCGAGTGTCTTGGCTCATCTGGTGGGAGGCAGCTCCCCATGGACGAGTTTAATCATTTTGTTTTGGAGTCTGCGCTGGTTGATGCTGGTTTTGAGGGCTCTTCGTTCACCTGGACGAATAAGTCCATTTGGAAGCGTCTTGACAGAGTTTTTGTTTCTGTGGATTGGGGTGACCATTTCAACTCTATCAGGGTTGAACACCTCAGTCGCACGGTTTCGGATCATTGTCCTCTTTTGGTGTCTGCTCATGTCTTTGCTCGGGGGCCGAGCTCGTTTCGGTTCCGGAGCATGTGGACTCGGCACCCGGGGTTCCTTCAAACCGTCAGGCTGAACTGGAACATGCCCTGCTCTTTGCAAGGCATGCCCAAGATCTTTGCCAAGCTGAAACGGTTGAAGGGCCACCTTAAGTGGTGGAACCGGGATGTTTTTGGGAACCTTTTTGATAAGATCGCTGAGGCGGAGAGGTCGGTTAGACTGGCTGAGGCTGCCTATGAAGCGGATCCCTTTGAGCATAGCTGGACCCTCTTGTCCAGATGCAATGAGGAGCTGTCTAGAGTCACCGCTATGGAAGCGGATTTTTGGAAGCAGAAAGCTGCTTGTAATTGGCTTGAGGACGGGGAGAGGAATACGAAGCTTTTCCATAGCATGGTGAAGAAGAAAAATGTGGTTAATAAGATCTTTCGTATTTGGCAGGATGGTAATTGCCTCACCTCTCCTGGTCTCATCAAGCAGTCTGGGGCTGCCTATTTCGAGCGCCTTCTCACTGGAGATCCTTTTGTCCTGGATCTTCCGGATTTTTTTGGCTTCTCCTCGGAGATTTCAGAGGAGGAGAACCATAGCTTTTCCGCTGCACCTTCCTTGTAG